One window of Novosphingobium sp. 9U genomic DNA carries:
- a CDS encoding SDR family oxidoreductase: MANVAITGAGRGIALELVRLHLAKGDRVYALVRDPSRTGELNDMAAASNGLLSVHAMDVGDDASVKAGAADTGGDTIDVLYNVAGVSGSTQSELESADFADWADVFNVNVSGPMRVFQAFNRRLAAGSRIVSFGSQVGASTWPYAGYESYSASKAALHRLMVSLALGVKDRGVIAVSVHPGWVQTDMGGPQADLTPQESAEGIVALAEGLTPEMSGGFYKWNGEPHAW, translated from the coding sequence ATGGCGAACGTAGCAATCACCGGCGCAGGACGGGGTATCGCGCTGGAGCTTGTCCGCCTGCATCTCGCCAAGGGCGACCGGGTCTATGCGCTGGTGCGCGATCCCAGCCGAACCGGCGAGCTCAATGACATGGCCGCCGCGTCCAATGGCCTCCTTTCCGTCCACGCCATGGACGTGGGCGACGATGCCTCAGTGAAGGCAGGCGCGGCCGACACCGGCGGCGACACCATCGACGTGCTCTACAACGTCGCAGGCGTATCGGGCAGCACGCAGTCCGAGCTGGAAAGCGCGGACTTCGCCGACTGGGCCGACGTGTTCAACGTCAACGTCAGTGGACCGATGCGCGTCTTCCAGGCCTTCAATCGCCGCCTCGCCGCAGGATCGCGGATCGTCAGTTTCGGCAGCCAAGTCGGCGCCTCGACCTGGCCCTACGCGGGCTATGAGTCCTACTCGGCGTCCAAGGCCGCGCTGCACCGGCTGATGGTGTCGCTGGCGCTGGGCGTGAAGGATCGCGGCGTCATCGCGGTCAGCGTGCATCCGGGCTGGGTGCAAACCGACATGGGTGGGCCGCAGGCCGACCTCACGCCGCAAGAGAGCGCCGAAGGGATCGTCGCCTTGGCCGAGGGCCTCACCCCCGAGATGTCAGGCGGGTTTTACAAGTGGAATGGCGAGCCGCACGCCTGGTAG